Proteins from a genomic interval of Onychostoma macrolepis isolate SWU-2019 chromosome 17, ASM1243209v1, whole genome shotgun sequence:
- the si:ch211-266o15.1 gene encoding zinc finger MYM-type protein 4 isoform X2 produces MDQSSELDVKTSADQGEGSSGRPVDDELDGLPVFGTDEDDWEIDSSFAQKALEQMEKNCDDKNESQDGLPTSGADAEENSSSINGSLEMDEERAKVSEDTPVTPLSDTIIDIQDVQSELRIESSRSDAIPEPASENADRETSYSPVIQIKDEPIDEEYDKALMPSDMSRIKQELDSSENNENEASSASDELRISSVFSVSGNSSDAVSASMAPSHASSFSVMSQNTASLRGTTILLPAQTQTQLQLRLQPRTQMHSQIQTHPRMQPPMMPQTHLQPPAQPPQVHAPPPTVRICCSGCSKVLQKGQTAFQRKGSNQLFCSTVCLTSFSLPSVQFTPIIAPKKTCNLCLKVIVNLKDLITIPVGPMNTLKEFCSLACLNIYKDRYEDAPPDLYTQCGVCKLVKEIQHEVTHLGAVHKLCSDECFARFRSSRNLYMSYCENCGNCTASGNYHLVQIEDSIKKFCCTECIANYKQKSGKRLHCPYCQDIKNIEQMMEGTNIQGVTEFFCSQRCVALSQASPSLTGTSFPCTTCKKVAVPQYHLAISDGSIRNFCALDCVGKFQEKLNASVPHNQMNGNSHGPQPQSTAPPRPTTDHLQPTQTSSSVPAPNHNPPPPFVPPSNQNPVSTYVPAPVVVNSQDGQQQWPNKPPSSSDTVRLTCKHCQNQFSSKPEIFQFKGHAGLFCSRACCDTYKRESNVKALCEYCKIEKVVKDIITYEKQPRPFCCEGCKLLFKHDLAKRHGGQCRVCAYCQNMTHKTIQNFFGGKLEEFCTEECMSLYTVLFYEMAKCHGCKNQGSLKESLVWDGTTRHFCNLTCLLQFCSKCITPLQPASNGTVSNTTTVQAPLSLSKDMPVIGGVVSLASTLPGNTALTGALPTSNASSKNIGEASTQTDAAVAGVPYRRMLKNKALMCRPITEEQGVQCQPEPPVPPNLYETVIDENGETVKLVPVPVPIPVPVYIPVPMHLYTQYTPFPLGFPLPVPVPMVIPESQEAAEQKDTKCSLPAQSSVEDDDVEKGKDKPASHDQGSTYSGDLESEARSTPFSWADAEDPGINVKPLVPSTELEEPVAAPTTSLSSEQPDLENDFPRPTADPGSAKENRLVLTLKRRKRGRDGHPPRKRGRKRSGTDTSGGVWLSTCSTKLNQMYGVEAWASWVRMKTGQSEQEQQSRPMTMKGDVLQCTSADLSYGLCRFIKEVRRPNGEPYEPDSIYYLCLGIQQCLLENERLENIFTDSLYSQFITDITTLLKDWGNSLPPGGYIHSRVEEEYLWECKQLGALSPIVLLNTLLFFGAKLLNLKTIEEHQRLAFSNVSHCSKTTKSGMTAYLRFRLPNKEEEKDKKAPAGKRRREEETVEEEFLEMPENVENPLRCPVRLYEFYLSKCSNSVKQRPDLFYLQPEASCHPSSPVWYSAQPLDSTMMESMLTRILAIRDIHLDSKHQQKYLDSSDEESS; encoded by the exons ATGGACCAGTCATCAG AGCTTGATGTCAAAACATCTGCTGATCAGGGTGAGGGCAGCAGTGGTCGGCCAGTGGATGATGAGCTCGATGGACTTCCGGTCTTTGGAACAGATGAAGATGATTGGGAAATAGACAGTAGTTTTGCTCAGAAGGCTTTGGAACAGATGGAAAAGAATTGCGATGATAAAAATGAAAGTCAAGATGGATTGCCAACTAGTGGTGCAGATGCAG AAGAGAACAGCTCCTCTATCAATGGATCTTTAGAAATGGATGAGGAGAGAGCGAAGGTTTCTGAGGACACCCCCGTGACCCCTTTATCAGACACTATTATag ATATCCAAGACGTACAGTCTGAGCTTAGGATTGAGTCATCGCGAAGTGATGCTATT CCGGAGCCTGCTTCTGAAAACGCAGACAGAGAAACAAGTTACTCACCTGTAATACAAATTAAGGATGAGCCTATTGATGAAGAATATGATAAAGCGTTAATGCCGTCCGACATGAGCCGTATTAAACAGGAGCTTGACAGTTCTGAAAATAATGAGAATGAG GCCTCCTCTGCATCAGATGAACTGAGGATTAGCTCTGTTTTCTCTGTTAGTGGAAACAGCAGTGATGCAGTTTCTG CATCTATGGCACCCTCCCATGCATCTTCATTCTCAGTGATGTCCCagaacactgcatcactcagaGGAACCACTATACTTCTGCCAGCCCAAACCCAAACTCAGCTTCAGCTCCGGCTGCAGCCCAGGACCCAGATGCATTCTCAAATCCAAACTCACCCTCGAATGCAGCCGCCGATGATGCCACAAACCCACCTACAGCCTCCTGCCCAACCGCCCCAGGTCCATGCTCCTCCACCCACAGTGAGGATCTGCTGCTCAGGCTGTTCTAAAGTCCTCCAGAAGGGTCAAACAGCATTCCAGCGAAAAGGCTCCAACCAGCTGTTTTGCTCCACCGTGTGTCTAACTAGTTTCAGTTTACCCTCAGTTCAGTTTACCCCCATTATTGCCCCTAAGAAGACCTGCAACCTCTGCCTTAA GGTCATTGTCAATCTAAAGGACTTGATAACCATCCCAGTGGGCCCTATGAATACACTAAAGGAGTTCTGCAGCCTAGCTTgtctaaatatttataaagacaGATATGAAGATGCACCTCCAGATCTATATACACAATGCGGCGTTTGTAAGTTGGTTAAAGAG ATTCAGCATGAAGTGACTCATCTGGGTGCCGTGCACAAGCTGTGCAGCGATGAATGCTTTGCACGCTTCAGATCCTCCAGAAACCTTTACATGAGCTACTGTGAGAACTGTGGCAACTGTACAGCCTCAGGAAACTATCACCTGGTTCAGATAGAAGATAGTATTAAGAAGTTCTGCTGCACCGAATGCATCGCCAATTACAAACAG AAAAGTGGCAAGAGGCTTCACTGTCCCTACTGCCAAGATATCAAAAATATTGAGCAAATGATGGAAGGGACAAACATACAGGGTGTCACAGAATTCTTCTGCTCTCAAAGATGTGTGGCTCTGAGTCAAGCATCTCCCAGTCTGACAG GCACCTCTTTCCCATGCACAACTTGCAAGAAGGTAGCCGTTCCTCAATATCACCTTGCCATTTCTGATGGGTCCATCAGGAACTTCTGCGCATTAGATTGTGTGGGCAAATTCCAG GAGAAACTGAATGCATCTGTACCTCATAACCAGATGAACGGAAACTCACATGGACCTCAGCCTCAGAGCACTGCACCACCTCGACCCACCACCGACCATCTCCAGCCCACTCAAACTTCATCCAGTGTTCCTGCCCCAAACCACAACCCTCCCCCACCTTTTGTACCACCATCCAATCAAAATCCGGTTTCGACTTACGTGCCGGCTCCTGTTGTGGTAAACTCACAAGACGGCCAGCAGCAATGGCCAAACAAGCCTCCCTCGTCCTCTGACACAGTACGGCTGACGTGCAAGCATTGCCAGAATCAGTTCAGCTCAAAGCCTGAGATTTTCCAGTTCAAG gGTCACGCAGGGTTGTTCTGTTCTCGAGCATGTTGCGACACATATAAAAGGGAAAGCAATGTGAAAGCTTTGTGCGAATACTGCAAAATAGAGAAAGTGGTCAAAGACATCATCACATATGAAAAGCAGCCGAGACCTTTCTGCTGTGAAG GCTGTAAACTGCTTTTTAAACATGACCTTGCCAAAAGACATGGAGGTCAATGCAGGGTTTGTGCCTACTGTCAAAACATGACCCACAAAACCATTCAGAACTTCTTTGGGGGCAAACTTGAGGAGTTTTGCACAGAGGAGTGCATGTCTCTCTACACAGTGCTCTTTTATGAG ATGGCCAAGTGTCATGGCTGTAAGAATCAGGGCTCACTAAAGGAAAGCCTCGTCTGGGATGGAACAACAAGACACTTCTGTAACCTGACCTGTTTGCTGCAGTTCTGTTCAAAGTGCATTACCCCTCTTCAGCCGGCAAGCAACG GTACTGTGTCTAACACCACTACAGTCCAAGCTCCATTATCTCTGTCGAAAGACATGCCTGTAATTGGTGGTGTGGTGTCGCTGGCCTCCACATTACCTGGAAATACTGCTCTCACAG GAGCTCTACCTACCTCAAATGCCAGCTCAAAAAACATTGGTGAA GCCAGCACACAAACCGACGCTGCAGTGGCTGGTGTTCCATATCGAAGAATGTTGAAGAACAAAGCTCTCATGTGCAGACCTATTACTGAAGAGCAAGGCGTCCAGTGTCAGCCAGAGCCTCCAGTACCTCCAAATTTGTATGAAACAG TGATTGATGAAAACGGAGAGACGGTGAAGCTGGTGCCAGTGCCGGTGCCCATTCCAGTGCCAGTCTACATCCCAGTGCCAATGCATCTATATACCCAGTACACACCATTTCCACTGGGCTTTCCTCTACCG GTGCCTGTTCCCATGGTCATCCCTGAATCTCAAGAAGCTGCCGAACAGAAAGACACTAAGTGTAGCCTGCCTGCTCAGAGCTCAGTAGAAGACGACGATGTGGAGAAGGGAAAAGACAAGCCTGCGTCACATG ACCAGGGCAGCACTTACAGTGGTGATCTGGAGTCAGAGGCCAGATCAACACCCTTCAGCTGGGCAGATGCTGAGGATCCTGGGATCAATGTGAAGCCACTGGTGCCATCGACGGAACTAGAGGAGCCTGTAGCTGCTCCGACCACGTCTTTGTCATCAGAGCAGCCAGATCTGGAAAACGATTTTCCTCGCC CAACAGCTGACCCTGGATCAGCTAAAGAGAACAGACTGGTATTGACGCTGAAGAGACGTAAGAGGGGCAGAGACGGCCACCCTCCCAGAAAAAGG GGTCGTAAGCGATCTGGCACCGATACGTCGGGCGGTGTTTGGCTCAGTACCTGCAGCACAAAGCTCAACCAAATGTACGGAGTCGAAGCCTGGGCCAGCTGGGTGAGAATGAAAACAGGACAGAGCGAACAGGAGCAGCAGTCCC GCCCCATGACTATGAAGGGGGATGTGTTGCAGTGCACTTCTGCGGATCTCAGTTACGGTCTGTGCCGTTTCATCAAGGAGGTCCGCAGGCCAAACGGCGAGCCTTATGAACCCGATAGCATCTACTACCTGTGCCTGGGCATTCAGCAG TGCCTGCTTGAAAATGAGCGTCTTGAAAATATCTTCACGGATTCACTCTACAGTCAGTTCATCACTGACATCACCACACTGCTGAAGGACTGGGGAAATTCATTGCCTCCTGGAG GATATATACACTCGCGGGTTGAGGAGGAGTACCTTTGGGAATGCAAGCAGCTGGGCGCTCTGTCTCCTATTGTTCTGCTCAACACGCTGCTGTTTTTTGGAGCCAAGTTGCTCAACCTCAAAACGATTGAAGAGCATCAACGCCTTGCGTTCTCCAATGTCTCCCACTGCTCAAAGACCACCAAAAGTGGCATGACTGCTTATCTTCGCTTCAGACTACCTAACAAGGAAgaagaaaaggacaaaaaag CACCAGCTGGTAAAAGGAGGAGAGAGGAAGAGACGGTGGAAGAGGAGTTTTTGGAGATGCCTGAGAATGTGGAGAACCCTTTACGCTGTCCTGTCCGACTCTACGAGTTTTATCTCTCGAAATG CTCAAACTCTGTGAAGCAGCGTCCAGATCTTTTCTACCTGCAGCCCGAGGCCTCCTGCCACCCCAGCAGCCCTGTGTGGTACTCAGCCCAGCCACTTGATAGCACCATGATGGAGAGCATGCTCACACGTATCCTAGCTATACGGGACATTCACCTGGACTCTAAGCATCAGCAAAAGTACCTGGACTCATCAGATGAAGAAAGCTCTTAA
- the si:ch211-266o15.1 gene encoding zinc finger MYM-type protein 4 isoform X1 has product MDQSSELDVKTSADQGEGSSGRPVDDELDGLPVFGTDEDDWEIDSSFAQKALEQMEKNCDDKNESQDGLPTSGADAEENSSSINGSLEMDEERAKVSEDTPVTPLSDTIIDIQDVQSELRIESSRSDAIPEPASENADRETSYSPVIQIKDEPIDEEYDKALMPSDMSRIKQELDSSENNENEASSASDELRISSVFSVSGNSSDAVSASMAPSHASSFSVMSQNTASLRGTTILLPAQTQTQLQLRLQPRTQMHSQIQTHPRMQPPMMPQTHLQPPAQPPQVHAPPPTVRICCSGCSKVLQKGQTAFQRKGSNQLFCSTVCLTSFSLPSVQFTPIIAPKKTCNLCLKVIVNLKDLITIPVGPMNTLKEFCSLACLNIYKDRYEDAPPDLYTQCGVCKLVKEIQHEVTHLGAVHKLCSDECFARFRSSRNLYMSYCENCGNCTASGNYHLVQIEDSIKKFCCTECIANYKQKSGKRLHCPYCQDIKNIEQMMEGTNIQGVTEFFCSQRCVALSQASPSLTGTSFPCTTCKKVAVPQYHLAISDGSIRNFCALDCVGKFQEKLNASVPHNQMNGNSHGPQPQSTAPPRPTTDHLQPTQTSSSVPAPNHNPPPPFVPPSNQNPVSTYVPAPVVVNSQDGQQQWPNKPPSSSDTVRLTCKHCQNQFSSKPEIFQFKGHAGLFCSRACCDTYKRESNVKALCEYCKIEKVVKDIITYEKQPRPFCCEGCKLLFKHDLAKRHGGQCRVCAYCQNMTHKTIQNFFGGKLEEFCTEECMSLYTVLFYEMAKCHGCKNQGSLKESLVWDGTTRHFCNLTCLLQFCSKCITPLQPASNGTVSNTTTVQAPLSLSKDMPVIGGVVSLASTLPGNTALTGALPTSNASSKNIGEASTQTDAAVAGVPYRRMLKNKALMCRPITEEQGVQCQPEPPVPPNLYETVIDENGETVKLVPVPVPIPVPVYIPVPMHLYTQYTPFPLGFPLPVPVPMVIPESQEAAEQKDTKCSLPAQSSVEDDDVEKGKDKPASHDQGSTYSGDLESEARSTPFSWADAEDPGINVKPLVPSTELEEPVAAPTTSLSSEQPDLENDFPRPTADPGSAKENRLVLTLKRRKRGRDGHPPRKRGRKRSGTDTSGGVWLSTCSTKLNQMYGVEAWASWVRMKTGQSEQEQQSQGPMTMKGDVLQCTSADLSYGLCRFIKEVRRPNGEPYEPDSIYYLCLGIQQCLLENERLENIFTDSLYSQFITDITTLLKDWGNSLPPGGYIHSRVEEEYLWECKQLGALSPIVLLNTLLFFGAKLLNLKTIEEHQRLAFSNVSHCSKTTKSGMTAYLRFRLPNKEEEKDKKAPAGKRRREEETVEEEFLEMPENVENPLRCPVRLYEFYLSKCSNSVKQRPDLFYLQPEASCHPSSPVWYSAQPLDSTMMESMLTRILAIRDIHLDSKHQQKYLDSSDEESS; this is encoded by the exons ATGGACCAGTCATCAG AGCTTGATGTCAAAACATCTGCTGATCAGGGTGAGGGCAGCAGTGGTCGGCCAGTGGATGATGAGCTCGATGGACTTCCGGTCTTTGGAACAGATGAAGATGATTGGGAAATAGACAGTAGTTTTGCTCAGAAGGCTTTGGAACAGATGGAAAAGAATTGCGATGATAAAAATGAAAGTCAAGATGGATTGCCAACTAGTGGTGCAGATGCAG AAGAGAACAGCTCCTCTATCAATGGATCTTTAGAAATGGATGAGGAGAGAGCGAAGGTTTCTGAGGACACCCCCGTGACCCCTTTATCAGACACTATTATag ATATCCAAGACGTACAGTCTGAGCTTAGGATTGAGTCATCGCGAAGTGATGCTATT CCGGAGCCTGCTTCTGAAAACGCAGACAGAGAAACAAGTTACTCACCTGTAATACAAATTAAGGATGAGCCTATTGATGAAGAATATGATAAAGCGTTAATGCCGTCCGACATGAGCCGTATTAAACAGGAGCTTGACAGTTCTGAAAATAATGAGAATGAG GCCTCCTCTGCATCAGATGAACTGAGGATTAGCTCTGTTTTCTCTGTTAGTGGAAACAGCAGTGATGCAGTTTCTG CATCTATGGCACCCTCCCATGCATCTTCATTCTCAGTGATGTCCCagaacactgcatcactcagaGGAACCACTATACTTCTGCCAGCCCAAACCCAAACTCAGCTTCAGCTCCGGCTGCAGCCCAGGACCCAGATGCATTCTCAAATCCAAACTCACCCTCGAATGCAGCCGCCGATGATGCCACAAACCCACCTACAGCCTCCTGCCCAACCGCCCCAGGTCCATGCTCCTCCACCCACAGTGAGGATCTGCTGCTCAGGCTGTTCTAAAGTCCTCCAGAAGGGTCAAACAGCATTCCAGCGAAAAGGCTCCAACCAGCTGTTTTGCTCCACCGTGTGTCTAACTAGTTTCAGTTTACCCTCAGTTCAGTTTACCCCCATTATTGCCCCTAAGAAGACCTGCAACCTCTGCCTTAA GGTCATTGTCAATCTAAAGGACTTGATAACCATCCCAGTGGGCCCTATGAATACACTAAAGGAGTTCTGCAGCCTAGCTTgtctaaatatttataaagacaGATATGAAGATGCACCTCCAGATCTATATACACAATGCGGCGTTTGTAAGTTGGTTAAAGAG ATTCAGCATGAAGTGACTCATCTGGGTGCCGTGCACAAGCTGTGCAGCGATGAATGCTTTGCACGCTTCAGATCCTCCAGAAACCTTTACATGAGCTACTGTGAGAACTGTGGCAACTGTACAGCCTCAGGAAACTATCACCTGGTTCAGATAGAAGATAGTATTAAGAAGTTCTGCTGCACCGAATGCATCGCCAATTACAAACAG AAAAGTGGCAAGAGGCTTCACTGTCCCTACTGCCAAGATATCAAAAATATTGAGCAAATGATGGAAGGGACAAACATACAGGGTGTCACAGAATTCTTCTGCTCTCAAAGATGTGTGGCTCTGAGTCAAGCATCTCCCAGTCTGACAG GCACCTCTTTCCCATGCACAACTTGCAAGAAGGTAGCCGTTCCTCAATATCACCTTGCCATTTCTGATGGGTCCATCAGGAACTTCTGCGCATTAGATTGTGTGGGCAAATTCCAG GAGAAACTGAATGCATCTGTACCTCATAACCAGATGAACGGAAACTCACATGGACCTCAGCCTCAGAGCACTGCACCACCTCGACCCACCACCGACCATCTCCAGCCCACTCAAACTTCATCCAGTGTTCCTGCCCCAAACCACAACCCTCCCCCACCTTTTGTACCACCATCCAATCAAAATCCGGTTTCGACTTACGTGCCGGCTCCTGTTGTGGTAAACTCACAAGACGGCCAGCAGCAATGGCCAAACAAGCCTCCCTCGTCCTCTGACACAGTACGGCTGACGTGCAAGCATTGCCAGAATCAGTTCAGCTCAAAGCCTGAGATTTTCCAGTTCAAG gGTCACGCAGGGTTGTTCTGTTCTCGAGCATGTTGCGACACATATAAAAGGGAAAGCAATGTGAAAGCTTTGTGCGAATACTGCAAAATAGAGAAAGTGGTCAAAGACATCATCACATATGAAAAGCAGCCGAGACCTTTCTGCTGTGAAG GCTGTAAACTGCTTTTTAAACATGACCTTGCCAAAAGACATGGAGGTCAATGCAGGGTTTGTGCCTACTGTCAAAACATGACCCACAAAACCATTCAGAACTTCTTTGGGGGCAAACTTGAGGAGTTTTGCACAGAGGAGTGCATGTCTCTCTACACAGTGCTCTTTTATGAG ATGGCCAAGTGTCATGGCTGTAAGAATCAGGGCTCACTAAAGGAAAGCCTCGTCTGGGATGGAACAACAAGACACTTCTGTAACCTGACCTGTTTGCTGCAGTTCTGTTCAAAGTGCATTACCCCTCTTCAGCCGGCAAGCAACG GTACTGTGTCTAACACCACTACAGTCCAAGCTCCATTATCTCTGTCGAAAGACATGCCTGTAATTGGTGGTGTGGTGTCGCTGGCCTCCACATTACCTGGAAATACTGCTCTCACAG GAGCTCTACCTACCTCAAATGCCAGCTCAAAAAACATTGGTGAA GCCAGCACACAAACCGACGCTGCAGTGGCTGGTGTTCCATATCGAAGAATGTTGAAGAACAAAGCTCTCATGTGCAGACCTATTACTGAAGAGCAAGGCGTCCAGTGTCAGCCAGAGCCTCCAGTACCTCCAAATTTGTATGAAACAG TGATTGATGAAAACGGAGAGACGGTGAAGCTGGTGCCAGTGCCGGTGCCCATTCCAGTGCCAGTCTACATCCCAGTGCCAATGCATCTATATACCCAGTACACACCATTTCCACTGGGCTTTCCTCTACCG GTGCCTGTTCCCATGGTCATCCCTGAATCTCAAGAAGCTGCCGAACAGAAAGACACTAAGTGTAGCCTGCCTGCTCAGAGCTCAGTAGAAGACGACGATGTGGAGAAGGGAAAAGACAAGCCTGCGTCACATG ACCAGGGCAGCACTTACAGTGGTGATCTGGAGTCAGAGGCCAGATCAACACCCTTCAGCTGGGCAGATGCTGAGGATCCTGGGATCAATGTGAAGCCACTGGTGCCATCGACGGAACTAGAGGAGCCTGTAGCTGCTCCGACCACGTCTTTGTCATCAGAGCAGCCAGATCTGGAAAACGATTTTCCTCGCC CAACAGCTGACCCTGGATCAGCTAAAGAGAACAGACTGGTATTGACGCTGAAGAGACGTAAGAGGGGCAGAGACGGCCACCCTCCCAGAAAAAGG GGTCGTAAGCGATCTGGCACCGATACGTCGGGCGGTGTTTGGCTCAGTACCTGCAGCACAAAGCTCAACCAAATGTACGGAGTCGAAGCCTGGGCCAGCTGGGTGAGAATGAAAACAGGACAGAGCGAACAGGAGCAGCAGTCCC AAGGCCCCATGACTATGAAGGGGGATGTGTTGCAGTGCACTTCTGCGGATCTCAGTTACGGTCTGTGCCGTTTCATCAAGGAGGTCCGCAGGCCAAACGGCGAGCCTTATGAACCCGATAGCATCTACTACCTGTGCCTGGGCATTCAGCAG TGCCTGCTTGAAAATGAGCGTCTTGAAAATATCTTCACGGATTCACTCTACAGTCAGTTCATCACTGACATCACCACACTGCTGAAGGACTGGGGAAATTCATTGCCTCCTGGAG GATATATACACTCGCGGGTTGAGGAGGAGTACCTTTGGGAATGCAAGCAGCTGGGCGCTCTGTCTCCTATTGTTCTGCTCAACACGCTGCTGTTTTTTGGAGCCAAGTTGCTCAACCTCAAAACGATTGAAGAGCATCAACGCCTTGCGTTCTCCAATGTCTCCCACTGCTCAAAGACCACCAAAAGTGGCATGACTGCTTATCTTCGCTTCAGACTACCTAACAAGGAAgaagaaaaggacaaaaaag CACCAGCTGGTAAAAGGAGGAGAGAGGAAGAGACGGTGGAAGAGGAGTTTTTGGAGATGCCTGAGAATGTGGAGAACCCTTTACGCTGTCCTGTCCGACTCTACGAGTTTTATCTCTCGAAATG CTCAAACTCTGTGAAGCAGCGTCCAGATCTTTTCTACCTGCAGCCCGAGGCCTCCTGCCACCCCAGCAGCCCTGTGTGGTACTCAGCCCAGCCACTTGATAGCACCATGATGGAGAGCATGCTCACACGTATCCTAGCTATACGGGACATTCACCTGGACTCTAAGCATCAGCAAAAGTACCTGGACTCATCAGATGAAGAAAGCTCTTAA
- the rtraf gene encoding RNA transcription, translation and transport factor protein yields MFRRKLTALEYHNPTGFDCKDETEFRNFIVWLEDQKIRHYKIEDRGNLRNIPSSDWPNHFEKYLQDVNCPFSAQERQETVDWLLGLAVRFEYGDNVEKYRNCKPVTEASDVQKSADPLINLDSNNPDFKAGVLALANLLKIQRHDDYLVMLKAIRILIQERLSPDAIAKASQAKEGLPVALDKHILGFDTGDATLNEAARVLRLLHIEELRELQTKINEAIVAVQAIIADPKTDHRLGKVGR; encoded by the exons ATGTTTCGTAGAAAGCTTACGGCCTTAGAGTATCACAACCCAACTGGATTTGACTGTAAAG ATGAAACTGAATTCAGAAATTTCATAGTTTGGCTGGAAGATCAAAAAATCAGACACTACAAAATTGAAGACCGAGGAAATCTCAGGAATATTCCCAGCTCAGACTGGCCTAATCATTTTGAAAAG TACCTTCAAGATGTGAACTGTCCATTCAGCGCTCAGGAAAGACAGGAGACTGTTGACTGGCTGCTGGGTCTTGCTGTTCGTTTTGAGTACGGAGACAATG TGGAGAAATATCGAAACTGCAAACCTGTAACAGAGGCCAGTGATGTTCAAAAGTCTGCAGACCCATTAATTAATCTGGACA GTAACAATCCAGATTTTAAGGCTGGTGTCTTGGCGCTTGCTAATCTACTCAAAATCCAGCGACATGACGACTATTTGGTAATGCTTAAA GCCATTAGAATCCTGATACAGGAACGTCTGAGCCCTGATGCTATTGCAAAGGCCAGTCAAGCAAAAGAG GGTTTACCAGTCGCCCTTGACAAGCATATTTTAGGATTTGATACTGGAG ACGCAACTCTGAACGAAGCAGCCAGGGTTCTTCGCTTGCTTCACATCGAGGAGCTCAGAGAGTTACAAACCAAGATCAACGAGGCCATCGTAGCAGTTCAGGCCATCATCGCCGACCCCAAGACAGATCACCGCCTTGGAAAGGTGGGCAGATAA